A genomic segment from Aridibaculum aurantiacum encodes:
- a CDS encoding M20/M25/M40 family metallo-hydrolase: MNKLVALVIITLFYQSSASCQLALPYPSVDAQRAAYANKKWVKPTRLLDSLQIVTDLKFLASDTCEGRSPGSVGHELAMKRVIARMKAAGLDSLDNSLVQTFSARGPFGNTTGKNVIGWLKGKKEPNKFMVISAHYDHVGKNSRGTFYGADDNASGVACLLAMAKYFKKNPQPYSIIFAAFDREESGLQGAHKFVEYMDSTNRLSAIKFNLNMDMIARSDSNEMFASGTRHYPAYISVVEKVRPLTNTVLLIGHDYGSSREDWTKLSDQFAFHKKNIPFLFVSVEDHEDYHKPTDTVDRINLSRYIENCNMLLLLAKSISL, from the coding sequence ATGAATAAGCTTGTTGCCCTTGTCATCATTACCCTATTCTACCAATCATCAGCAAGCTGCCAGTTGGCGCTTCCCTATCCTTCGGTAGATGCGCAACGTGCGGCTTATGCCAATAAAAAATGGGTAAAGCCAACAAGACTGCTTGATAGCTTACAAATAGTAACGGATCTAAAGTTCCTGGCATCTGATACATGCGAAGGACGCTCCCCGGGATCGGTAGGACATGAGCTTGCAATGAAGCGGGTGATAGCACGAATGAAAGCTGCAGGACTTGATAGCCTGGACAACTCGCTGGTGCAAACTTTTTCTGCAAGAGGACCATTCGGAAATACCACCGGCAAGAATGTTATCGGCTGGCTGAAGGGGAAAAAAGAACCTAACAAGTTCATGGTTATAAGCGCACATTACGACCATGTAGGCAAGAATAGCCGGGGTACTTTTTATGGAGCAGATGATAATGCAAGTGGTGTAGCGTGTCTACTGGCCATGGCTAAATATTTTAAAAAGAACCCGCAGCCATACTCCATCATTTTCGCTGCATTCGATAGGGAAGAAAGCGGGTTGCAAGGTGCTCACAAATTTGTAGAATACATGGATAGCACCAACAGGTTGTCTGCCATCAAGTTTAACCTGAACATGGATATGATAGCCCGTAGCGACAGCAACGAGATGTTTGCTTCCGGCACCCGCCACTACCCGGCTTATATAAGCGTGGTAGAAAAGGTAAGGCCGCTTACCAATACTGTTTTACTAATTGGCCATGACTATGGTTCATCGCGTGAAGACTGGACAAAGCTGAGCGACCAGTTTGCTTTTCACAAAAAGAACATCCCGTTTTTGTTCGTAAGCGTAGAGGATCATGAAGACTATCACAAACCAACCGATACAGTAGACAGGATAAACCTTAGCAGGTATATTGAGAACTGCAATATGCTGCTATTGCTGGCAAAGTCGATTTCCCTGTAG
- a CDS encoding phosphate/phosphite/phosphonate ABC transporter substrate-binding protein, whose amino-acid sequence MRFIFLILFTALVVQGTAQTVRLATYRYGNNSRLQSLQPYADHLRNKYKFDVSIKSYESVHALIQAMQKNEVDIALINTFGYLLLESEGKHNMRAVATLKVTRQISDGYRTAIIAGPQVTVHKLEELKKLGSKLRLTLVNRGSTSGYLVPRMALAGAGIPSPESTFKYVLYSEIHDAAVDAVLSRMADVAAVGYSEYSRYVQQDASNRSKMRLLWLSPEIPYGPIMFNNKMSAGLNAQLLHSFLNLHKENAAAFEAMKSGWSETKDASFFFTIDGSYYSNFKKLLGSEHDIQKMLKQVKR is encoded by the coding sequence ATGCGTTTTATCTTTTTAATCCTCTTCACGGCCTTGGTAGTACAGGGCACTGCACAAACGGTGCGTCTAGCTACTTACCGTTATGGCAATAACAGCCGCCTTCAAAGTCTTCAACCATATGCAGATCATTTACGTAACAAATACAAGTTTGATGTTTCTATAAAAAGTTACGAGTCGGTGCACGCGCTTATACAGGCCATGCAAAAAAATGAAGTTGACATCGCGCTGATCAACACCTTTGGTTACCTGCTGCTGGAGTCGGAGGGTAAACATAATATGCGTGCAGTCGCTACGCTAAAAGTTACACGCCAAATATCTGATGGTTATCGCACAGCCATTATAGCTGGTCCACAGGTTACGGTTCATAAGTTGGAAGAGCTAAAGAAACTGGGTTCAAAGCTTCGCCTTACGCTGGTCAACAGGGGCTCTACCTCAGGTTACCTGGTACCACGCATGGCATTGGCTGGTGCCGGCATTCCTTCACCTGAAAGTACTTTTAAATACGTGCTGTATAGCGAAATACATGATGCAGCTGTTGATGCGGTATTGAGCAGAATGGCTGATGTGGCCGCAGTAGGTTATTCTGAATATAGCAGGTATGTACAGCAAGATGCCTCTAACAGGAGCAAGATGCGCCTCCTCTGGTTGTCTCCTGAAATACCGTATGGACCTATCATGTTCAATAACAAAATGAGCGCGGGATTGAATGCTCAATTATTGCATTCCTTCTTAAACCTGCACAAAGAGAACGCTGCTGCTTTCGAAGCTATGAAATCTGGTTGGAGTGAAACAAAAGACGCTTCTTTCTTCTTTACAATTGATGGTAGTTACTACTCCAACTTTAAGAAATTGCTGGGCAGCGAGCATGACATCCAAAAAATGCTCAAGCAAGTGAAGCGATAA
- a CDS encoding cation:proton antiporter, with product MATYLICITVIGMAALLMAWMPAISQKTKVSYSIVYVVTGMILYMIFTKLPDPDPLLHEDFTVHLTELIVIISLMGTGLKIDEPFAPMTWSVPLRLVSITMVLCIAAMAVLCKYALGMDWASSILIGACLAPTDPVLASDVQVGPPMEGDKGKVHFSLTAEAGMNDGTAFPFTWLAIAVAMLAGNEQLDVWHWVWKDLVYRVVAGVAMGFIIGRILAYFVFDLPERKKAIQIKDGFVAVSATLLVYGFTELVHGYGFIAVFVTAITLRNYEINHKYHKNLHDFTDQIERILIAIVLILFGGAIVSGLLNALTWPMILLSLAFLLIIRPALVWLTLYDIPINRRKKWAIGFLGIRGIGSFFYLSFALLQAKFSEPSALWSIVGFIVLISIIIHGFTATSLLEKLPTNNPPIKEQLKR from the coding sequence ATGGCCACTTATTTAATTTGTATCACCGTTATTGGTATGGCAGCATTGCTAATGGCATGGATGCCTGCTATTAGCCAGAAAACAAAAGTTTCTTATTCTATAGTATACGTGGTCACAGGTATGATCCTCTACATGATCTTTACCAAATTGCCTGATCCTGATCCGCTGCTTCACGAGGATTTTACAGTACACCTTACTGAACTTATCGTCATCATTTCATTGATGGGTACCGGCTTAAAAATTGACGAACCCTTTGCCCCAATGACTTGGTCAGTACCTCTAAGGCTGGTAAGTATTACGATGGTTCTTTGTATAGCAGCTATGGCTGTTTTATGTAAATATGCATTAGGCATGGATTGGGCAAGCTCAATCTTAATTGGAGCATGCCTGGCGCCAACAGACCCGGTGCTTGCCAGCGATGTACAGGTAGGGCCGCCTATGGAAGGTGATAAAGGAAAAGTGCACTTTAGCCTGACAGCCGAAGCTGGTATGAACGACGGTACAGCATTTCCTTTTACCTGGCTTGCAATAGCCGTGGCAATGCTGGCTGGTAATGAACAGCTTGATGTATGGCATTGGGTGTGGAAAGACCTTGTATACCGTGTAGTGGCAGGTGTTGCTATGGGCTTTATTATTGGTCGCATATTGGCATATTTTGTTTTCGACCTTCCCGAGCGAAAAAAGGCTATACAAATAAAGGATGGTTTTGTGGCTGTGTCTGCCACACTGTTAGTATATGGCTTTACTGAACTGGTGCATGGCTATGGCTTCATTGCGGTTTTTGTTACTGCTATTACGCTACGCAATTACGAGATCAACCACAAGTACCACAAGAATCTGCACGACTTTACCGACCAGATAGAACGTATACTTATTGCAATAGTGCTCATCCTTTTTGGTGGTGCAATTGTGTCCGGTTTACTAAATGCACTTACCTGGCCAATGATACTTTTGAGCCTGGCGTTCCTGCTAATTATAAGGCCTGCATTGGTGTGGCTTACTTTATATGATATTCCTATCAACCGCAGAAAGAAATGGGCGATCGGCTTTTTAGGTATCCGCGGTATTGGCTCTTTCTTCTATTTATCATTTGCGCTTTTACAAGCTAAGTTCTCAGAGCCATCTGCTTTATGGTCCATTGTTGGATTTATCGTTCTCATCTCTATCATCATCCATGGTTTTACAGCAACCAGTTTACTGGAAAAACTTCCTACAAATAATCCACCTATAAAGGAGCAATTGAAGAGGTAA